The Montipora foliosa isolate CH-2021 chromosome 1, ASM3666993v2, whole genome shotgun sequence genome has a window encoding:
- the LOC138013116 gene encoding uncharacterized protein: MACHRGDSFVCTKDSYVCSLHFVGGNGPTLEDPDPISAVASKERVSRLNRKRKVSGERDIVRERGKKICLERSAAKTLLTLHRHTGKSNEEHAAAKALLDLTLAVEPVTHAEEHEQTDEFPEPSTAEQLDQTFPEPVDFHVNRSTQTDKKLLKQCSTQTAGRNKLMKFLFMAKVMDPQKTYHYTGMTKECLEMIYSEIKEKSERMNTWKGTLKTKTGKIQEKYLKKRQELSNLTSKEQFVFTLVRLRRNPSLEMHCDIFGITKGSGSRIFITWIIFLEKELRFLLPFSTKQELIGIPRPSCFKKNRFKNVRAIIDCTEFYVEKPCKPSSQRSTYSQYKSSNTFKLLISMSPILHFNFVSKLYSGSISDKEIVNASGFLAKLQPGDAVMADKGFNIQDFLALHNTELIAPPIMRKNNVSARASTATRRVATARVHIERMIRRLKLFTFLRGVIPLTCKPYISCAVSVCAILVNLQPSIIKASSNRE, from the exons ATGGCTTGTCATCGCGGTGACTCGTTTGTGTGTACGAAGGACAGTTACGTTTGTAGTTTACACTTTGTCGGAGGTAACGGTCCAACACTCGAGGATCCAGATCCAATATCTGCTGTGGCAAGCAAAGAAAGA GTGTCGCGACTCAATAGAAAACGAAAGGTATCTGGTGAACGAGATATAGTCAGAGAGAGGGGGAAGAAAATTTGCCTTGAACGGTCAGCCGCAAAAACTCTGTTAACGCTTCATCGCCACACGGGTAAATCAAACGAAGAGCATGCAGCTGCCAAAGCACTTTTGGATCTGACCTTAGCTGTAGAGCCAGTCACACATGCAGAAGAACACGAGCAAACTGACGAGTTTCCTGAACCGAGCACAGCTGAACAACTCGATCAAACTTTTCCAGAACCGGTGGACTTCCACGTTAACCGAAGCACACAGACAGATAAAAAATTACTCAAACAATGCAGCACGCAA actGCAGGCAGGAACAAACTGATGAAGTTTTTATTTATGGCGAAAGTAATGGACCCACAGAAAACCTACCACTACACAG GTATGACAAAGGAATGTCTTGAGATGATTTAcagtgaaatcaaagaaaagagTGAGCGGATGAACACCTGGAAGGGTacactaaaaactaaaacaggaAAGATCCAGGAAAAGTATTTGAAG aaaaGACAAGAGCTGTCGAACCTAACCAGTAAAGAGCAATTTGTGTTCACCCTTGTGAGGCTTAGAAGGAACCCAAGTTTGGAAATGCATTGTGATATATTTGGCATCACCAAAGGGTCTGGAAGCAGAATATTTATTACATGGATTATATTTCTCGaaaaggagttgagatttcttTTACCCTTCTCAACAAAACAAGAATTGATTGGCATACCTAGACCAAGTTGCTTCAAAAAGAACAGGTTTAAGAATGTGAGAGCGATAATAGATTGTACTGAATTTTATGTTGAGAAACCTTGTAAGCCATCCAGTCAAAGATCCACCTACAGTCAATACAAGTCCTCAAACACATTTAAGCTACTTATTTCAATGTCCCccattttgcattttaattttgTGTCCAAATTATACAGTGGAAGTATAAGTGACAAAGAGATAGTAAATGCAAGTGGTTTTCTAGCAAAACTACAGCCAGGCGATGCTGTAATGGCTGATAAAGGCTTCAACATACAAGATTTTTTAGCCTTGCACAACACAGAACTAATCGCACCTCCAATCATGCGCAAAAATAATGTATCTGCCCGAGCATCAACTGCTACAAGACGAGTTGCAACTGCAAGGGTTCATATTGAGCGGATGATAAGACGCCTAAAATTGTTCACTTTTCTACGGGGAGTTATTCCCCTTACATGCAAACCATATATTAGCTGTGCTGTTTCTGTCTGTGCAATACTTGTAAATTTACAACCATCAATAATTAAGGCAAGTTCAAATAGAGAATAG